In the Chitinophagales bacterium genome, one interval contains:
- a CDS encoding threonylcarbamoyl-AMP synthase, with protein MLIKINPDNIDDRLIWQVCNCLRNGGVIIYPTDTVYTLGCDLTHRVAYEKICKLKSIRPNKANFSIVCYDLSHLSAFTTGLPTPVYKAMNRLLPGPYTFILNGNNNLAKVFGYAKRTVGIRVPDNSIARSIVDELGYPILSASIKNEDSVLEYITDPEEIYEIYEDVVDIVIDGGMGGNVPSTIVDYTGREPIIVREGAGDIDVL; from the coding sequence ATGCTAATAAAGATAAATCCTGATAACATTGATGATAGATTGATTTGGCAAGTTTGTAATTGCTTGCGTAATGGAGGGGTTATTATCTATCCTACTGATACTGTTTATACACTTGGGTGCGATCTTACACATCGTGTGGCTTATGAAAAGATTTGTAAGTTAAAATCTATTAGACCTAATAAGGCGAATTTTTCTATTGTTTGTTATGATCTTAGCCACTTAAGTGCATTTACAACCGGGTTACCAACTCCAGTTTACAAGGCCATGAATAGATTATTGCCAGGACCTTATACATTTATCTTGAATGGCAACAATAATCTTGCAAAAGTTTTCGGGTATGCAAAGCGTACAGTTGGTATAAGGGTTCCTGACAATAGTATTGCCCGTTCTATTGTTGATGAATTGGGTTATCCTATACTTTCTGCATCTATAAAGAATGAGGATAGTGTGTTGGAATATATTACTGATCCAGAGGAGATTTATGAAATATATGAGGATGTGGTTGATATTGTAATTGATGGTGGTATGGGAGGAAATGTGCCATCAACAATTGTGGATTATACGGGAAGAGAGCCGATTATTGTTAGGGAAGGGGCGGGTGATATTGATGTTTTATGA
- the rplE gene encoding 50S ribosomal protein L5, whose translation MPRLRKRYKEEIVSSLMKKFNYTSVMQVPRLEKICLNQGVNGATADKKLVDVAVQEMTNIAGQKAVAAKSKKAISNFKLRENMPIATRVTLRKDRMYEFLDRLIAVSLPRVRDFKGVNNKGFDGRGNYTLGVKEQIIFPEIEIDKVSKINGMDITFVTTANTDEEAIALLTELGIPFKK comes from the coding sequence ATTCCGCGCCTTCGCAAGCGCTACAAGGAGGAAATAGTGTCTTCACTAATGAAGAAGTTTAATTATACTTCGGTGATGCAGGTTCCCCGCTTAGAAAAAATATGCCTAAACCAAGGCGTAAATGGCGCTACTGCTGATAAAAAATTGGTAGATGTTGCCGTACAAGAAATGACTAATATCGCTGGTCAAAAAGCAGTTGCTGCAAAATCTAAGAAAGCGATTTCGAATTTTAAATTAAGAGAAAACATGCCAATTGCCACACGTGTTACGTTGCGCAAAGATCGTATGTATGAGTTTTTAGATCGCTTAATTGCTGTTTCATTACCACGTGTTCGCGACTTTAAAGGCGTGAATAACAAAGGTTTTGATGGTAGAGGCAACTATACCTTGGGTGTTAAGGAGCAAATTATTTTCCCAGAGATTGAAATTGACAAAGTAAGCAAAATCAATGGTATGGATATAACTTTTGTTACTACCGCCAATACCGATGAAGAGGCAATAGCTTTATTAACAGAACTTGGAATTCCATTCAAAAAATAA